The Granulicella sibirica DNA segment CGTCTCGTTCGGGCCAAGCTGAACCCGCCGGAAGCCCTTCAACTCGCGCACCGGCCGTGACGCACTTCCCGCTCGTTGATGCGTGTAAAGCTGCACCACCTCGTCGCCGGCAGTGGCTGAGGTGTTCTGCACGTCCACCGAAACCGTCACCTCGCCCGTCTTCTTGAGCGAGGTCGACGACATCTTCATGTTGCCAAGCGTGAAGGTCGAGTAGCTCAGCCCATACCCAAACGGATACAGTGGTGCGCTTGATCCATCCCAGTACCGCGTCTCGGGATCACGGGGGATCTGCGTCAGATTATCGCCATAGTAGATTGGCACCTGGCCTACGTTGCGAGGCCAACTCACGGGCAGCTTACCTCCCGGGTTCGCCGCGCCTGAGAGCAGGTCGGCAACCGCGTTCCCGCCTTCCGTGCCGGGATACCAGACGTCAAGGATTGCAGGAACATGCGCCGAAGCCCAGGTGATGTCGAGCGGCCGCGCGTTCAGCAGCACAAGCACGATCGGCTTGCCCGTCGCGACGGCTGCTTCGAGTAGCTCCTGCTGCTTGCCCGGCAGCGTCAGCGATGACCGAGAGGCCCGCTCGCCGCTCATCGTCTGCGCTTCGCCGAGCACAAGAACGGTCATCTCCGAGTCTTTCACCATCGCGATCGCCTTATCGAACTCCGCCTTTTTCGCCTCGTCGGTCGTCAGCACGGGCTTGGGGTCGGGGAACTGGTCGTCGAAGATCGAGGGCTGGTCGCGGAAGATCTCGACACCCGTCGTCGAGCGGATATTCGTCCCGTTGCCAAACTTGTTCTTGATCCCCTCGAGCACCGTAACGGTATCGGCGGGGTGACCTGCGAGGCTCCAAGAGCCCATCGTGTCCGCCTTCGCATTCGCAAGCGGCCCGATCACTGCGATTGAAGCCGGAGCCTTGGTCAGAGGCAGAAGCCCGCCCTCGTTACGCAGCAGAACCGCCGTCTGGGTCGCGGCCTTGCGCGTGGCCGCACGCTGCGCCGCCGAGATGTTCTCTATCTTCGCGGTGTCGACGTATGGATTCTTGAATAGCCCAAGGCGGTACTTCGCGACAAGAATGTCTCGCACCGCGTCGTCGATCGTCGATTCCTTCACCGTCCCCTGCTTCACGGCGGCGGCGAGGTTGTCGCGGAAGGTGTGGCTGGTCATCTCCATGTCGACTCCCGCGTTCACCGCCCGCGTGGCCGCGTCGCGGTCGTCCGCGCTGAAGCCATGCACGGTCAGGCTCTTCACGGAGTCCCAGTCACTGACGACGAAGCCTTTGAAGCCCCATTGCTCCCGCAGCACGTCGTGCAGAAGAAACTTATTTCCCGTTGCCGGAACTGAGTTCAGGTCCATGTAGGCCGACATGAGCGAGCCCGCACCCGCGTCGACCGCCGCCTTGAACGGTGGAAGGTAGACATTCCAAAGCTGGTCATCCGAAATGTTCGACGAGTCGTAGTCGCGTCCGCCAACCGCCGCGCCATAGCCCGCGAAGTGCTTCACGCAGGCGAGGATATGGTCCGGCCCGAGATCTCCCTGGAAGCCGCGCACCTGCGCCTCCGCCATGCGCGAACCCAAGTACGGGTCTTCGCCCGCGCCCTCCATAATGCGTCCCCAACGCGGGTCGCGGGCGATATCCACCATGGGCGCGAAGGTCCAGCGTACTCCGTCAGAGCTGGCCTCACGCGCCGCCATCCTCTGCGCGGTCTCGGCGACCGAGGGTTCCCATGAAGCGGCCATCGCGATGGGAACTGGATAGATGGTCCGGAAGCCATGAATGACGTCGAACCCGACGATCAGCGGGATATGCAGCCGCGATTCGTCGACCGCGATCTTCTGCAGCCGGTTGATCTCGGTCGCGTCCGTGATGAAGAGCAGCGAGCCGATTTGGCCCTTGCGGATGCCGTCGTCGACGGCTTTCTTGTCGGGCGTGTTCATGGCGGTCTGGCTCATCTGCCCGATCTTCTCTTCGAGGGTCATCTTCTTCAGAAGATCGTTGGCGAACCGGAGGGCCTCAGGATTAACGTTTGTCTTCGGATTGCTGGAAACGGCCGCCTGGGCGAGCGTGCGCGACGCCAACGGAACTGCGGCCAGAGACAAAGAAAGACCCGCAACGACTGCGAGACGGAGATGGCTGCGGGTGAATCCACGGGACGAACGCATGATCGAAACTTCTCCTCAACATGGGGTAGCGACTTGCCGGCCAGGGCGACAGGAATTCGGAAAGC contains these protein-coding regions:
- the bglX gene encoding beta-glucosidase BglX, producing MRSSRGFTRSHLRLAVVAGLSLSLAAVPLASRTLAQAAVSSNPKTNVNPEALRFANDLLKKMTLEEKIGQMSQTAMNTPDKKAVDDGIRKGQIGSLLFITDATEINRLQKIAVDESRLHIPLIVGFDVIHGFRTIYPVPIAMAASWEPSVAETAQRMAAREASSDGVRWTFAPMVDIARDPRWGRIMEGAGEDPYLGSRMAEAQVRGFQGDLGPDHILACVKHFAGYGAAVGGRDYDSSNISDDQLWNVYLPPFKAAVDAGAGSLMSAYMDLNSVPATGNKFLLHDVLREQWGFKGFVVSDWDSVKSLTVHGFSADDRDAATRAVNAGVDMEMTSHTFRDNLAAAVKQGTVKESTIDDAVRDILVAKYRLGLFKNPYVDTAKIENISAAQRAATRKAATQTAVLLRNEGGLLPLTKAPASIAVIGPLANAKADTMGSWSLAGHPADTVTVLEGIKNKFGNGTNIRSTTGVEIFRDQPSIFDDQFPDPKPVLTTDEAKKAEFDKAIAMVKDSEMTVLVLGEAQTMSGERASRSSLTLPGKQQELLEAAVATGKPIVLVLLNARPLDITWASAHVPAILDVWYPGTEGGNAVADLLSGAANPGGKLPVSWPRNVGQVPIYYGDNLTQIPRDPETRYWDGSSAPLYPFGYGLSYSTFTLGNMKMSSTSLKKTGEVTVSVDVQNTSATAGDEVVQLYTHQRAGSASRPVRELKGFRRVQLGPNETKTVTLTLKAEQLGFWSPAKRIPVLEAGAFDLWIGTSSQAEMHSEFTLEP